One Deltaproteobacteria bacterium genomic region harbors:
- a CDS encoding ABC transporter permease subunit produces MKLKSFYGLIGLFFLLALAETLGRLELIDARYFPYPSSAIRRLAQLIATNEDSSSGLFREHLAASAWRFSIGVVLAVAISLVLTMASGISEVSKRLSSAVIGFLYPLPKSAVFPLLLLVFGLNGGAHIALITIGSVAMMLATTLAGLQRLEAAGYMEVVRILKLRPWITAKKVLLPGLLPEFMHGIKLGASYALVLLLVGEMIVTRQGVGVFLWAAWDQFNILDLYAMFYLVSVIGFLLFGVFDYLGERFSDSQRAV; encoded by the coding sequence ATGAAATTAAAATCGTTTTACGGACTTATTGGACTCTTTTTCTTGCTCGCGTTGGCAGAAACACTCGGCCGCTTGGAACTTATCGACGCTCGCTATTTCCCTTACCCCAGTAGCGCGATTCGTCGGCTGGCACAGCTCATTGCGACCAATGAAGATTCGAGCTCGGGTTTATTCCGCGAACATCTTGCGGCTAGCGCCTGGCGTTTTTCAATTGGTGTCGTTCTTGCCGTTGCCATTAGCCTCGTTTTGACAATGGCCTCCGGCATAAGTGAAGTTTCAAAGAGACTTAGCTCGGCGGTCATCGGCTTTTTGTATCCGTTGCCGAAGTCCGCCGTGTTTCCGCTTTTACTTTTGGTGTTTGGTTTAAATGGCGGCGCTCACATTGCACTCATCACCATTGGCTCTGTTGCGATGATGCTCGCGACCACGCTGGCCGGGCTGCAAAGACTTGAGGCGGCAGGCTACATGGAGGTCGTGCGGATCCTGAAGCTTCGGCCCTGGATCACGGCAAAGAAAGTTCTGTTGCCAGGTCTACTTCCCGAGTTCATGCATGGAATCAAGCTTGGCGCGAGCTACGCACTTGTCCTACTTCTCGTAGGGGAAATGATCGTCACCCGGCAAGGTGTTGGGGTGTTTCTTTGGGCCGCATGGGATCAGTTTAATATCTTAGATCTTTACGCCATGTTTTACCTTGTTAGCGTTATCGGCTTTCTATTGTTCGGAGTGTTCGACTACTTGGGTGAACGCTTTTCCGATTCGCAGCGGGCGGTGTAG
- a CDS encoding acyl--CoA ligase, with the protein MQMIDPSAFQIKSAIVELETGSTFSALELQQQVTARRLEYQSAGVLKGQRVILVARPRADFFIALFALQQLGAFPFIIDAFQTTSEHQALAASISPHWIVDSSLHRQLAGARPPLPTDTAMVLFTSGTSALPKAVIHRYENLLARLSSARQAIPIGSRQKALCTLPLHFGHGLIGVALQTIQDGTTLVLAPKLDLQQASRVGEWIDQHEVDFVSGTPASWSLIARFSPPPKRSTLQRVQLASAHATKKLFSEIAQWAGAPVFYCYGLTETASWVSDAPVTLGADEFPVGNGELWSTRFRTDSDGQIYVATKSLFAGYWGEWLPQAAQSEWYSTGDLGYLRSDGQLVLTGRLKRQINRGGLKVSPEEVELAILETGLVKEVVVLEAPRRGDSEVGSVAAVIVVEAKADRAVLIQNLEKHLREVLSAAKIPSNWRFEDRIPRRSNGKPDLTEIGLMFSR; encoded by the coding sequence ATGCAGATGATCGACCCATCGGCTTTTCAAATAAAGTCAGCAATCGTCGAACTGGAAACAGGCTCGACTTTTTCTGCACTGGAGCTCCAGCAGCAAGTTACCGCTCGACGCTTGGAGTATCAAAGCGCGGGAGTCCTTAAAGGGCAGAGGGTCATTCTCGTTGCTCGGCCGCGCGCAGATTTCTTTATCGCTCTTTTCGCCCTTCAACAGTTGGGTGCTTTCCCCTTTATCATCGATGCATTTCAAACGACTTCCGAACACCAGGCCCTGGCCGCGTCGATCAGTCCGCATTGGATTGTCGATTCTTCTCTGCATAGGCAACTAGCCGGGGCCCGACCACCGCTTCCAACTGATACGGCGATGGTTCTTTTCACATCGGGCACCTCGGCCCTTCCGAAAGCGGTGATTCACCGTTACGAAAATTTGTTAGCGCGGCTTTCAAGCGCGCGCCAAGCGATTCCCATCGGCAGCAGGCAGAAGGCGCTTTGTACTTTGCCACTTCACTTTGGCCACGGCCTTATTGGCGTCGCCCTTCAGACCATTCAAGATGGGACCACGCTTGTTTTGGCACCTAAGTTAGATCTTCAACAAGCGTCACGGGTGGGGGAATGGATCGATCAGCATGAAGTCGACTTTGTGTCAGGCACTCCGGCGTCCTGGAGTTTGATCGCTCGCTTTAGTCCTCCTCCTAAGCGCTCAACGCTGCAGCGTGTTCAGTTGGCCTCTGCACACGCCACCAAGAAGCTTTTTTCGGAAATTGCACAATGGGCCGGTGCTCCTGTTTTTTACTGCTATGGTCTTACTGAGACGGCCTCCTGGGTCTCGGATGCGCCGGTCACCCTCGGCGCCGACGAGTTTCCAGTGGGCAATGGGGAATTGTGGTCAACCAGGTTCCGAACAGATTCCGATGGACAGATTTACGTCGCCACTAAAAGTCTTTTTGCCGGCTATTGGGGCGAGTGGCTGCCGCAGGCAGCGCAATCAGAATGGTACAGCACTGGCGACCTCGGCTATCTTCGAAGCGACGGTCAGCTGGTTTTAACCGGGCGCCTGAAGAGACAAATCAATCGCGGCGGGCTTAAAGTTTCTCCAGAAGAGGTTGAACTCGCGATTTTAGAAACGGGACTGGTAAAAGAAGTCGTCGTGTTAGAGGCACCTCGTCGCGGTGATAGCGAAGTGGGTTCGGTTGCGGCAGTCATAGTAGTTGAGGCCAAAGCTGATCGGGCGGTCCTGATTCAGAATTTGGAAAAACACCTGCGCGAGGTCTTGTCGGCGGCAAAAATTCCAAGCAATTGGCGTTTTGAAGATCGAATTCCGCGGCGTTCAAATGGAAAGCCCGATCTCACAGAGATCGGGCTTATGTTTTCGCGATAA
- the lpoB gene encoding penicillin-binding protein activator LpoB gives MFSPASISTVIKSTLSKATLVAAIGTSLMSAGCAEKAFVRGDYDDVEKENNLNDLWSETDMQKVVADLVASMVNHREISNADRPPIVMVTKLQNKTSEHIDTQSVMDMVRVELSRGGRVAFVDKEAREDVAAEYEYQDSGMMSEETKKGKGGQIGADYIINGRLDSIVQEAGKNKTVYYKVTLNLTNLKKNLIVWTDYKQIRKKYRKQSVGL, from the coding sequence ATGTTTTCTCCTGCATCTATTTCGACAGTCATTAAAAGTACGCTTTCTAAAGCCACGCTCGTTGCTGCAATTGGAACAAGCCTGATGTCTGCTGGCTGTGCCGAAAAAGCATTTGTCCGGGGCGATTACGACGATGTTGAGAAAGAAAATAACCTCAATGACCTCTGGTCAGAAACCGACATGCAAAAAGTCGTCGCCGATCTTGTTGCGTCTATGGTTAATCACCGCGAAATTTCAAATGCAGATCGTCCGCCAATCGTCATGGTGACGAAACTGCAGAACAAAACTAGCGAACACATCGATACGCAGTCGGTCATGGACATGGTTCGAGTCGAACTTTCTCGAGGAGGAAGAGTCGCATTTGTCGATAAAGAAGCGCGAGAAGACGTTGCGGCGGAATACGAGTACCAAGATTCGGGTATGATGTCGGAAGAAACTAAGAAGGGCAAAGGCGGTCAAATAGGTGCCGACTATATCATTAACGGACGTTTAGATTCCATCGTTCAAGAAGCAGGAAAAAACAAGACGGTGTATTACAAAGTTACTTTGAATCTCACCAATCTTAAGAAAAACCTGATTGTCTGGACGGATTATAAACAGATTCGCAAAAAATATCGCAAACAGTCGGTAGGCCTCTAA
- a CDS encoding acyl carrier protein, translated as MNSSNSKSEKSLAQVFEQQFQGSSQERLLQLRRGTAPWDSLKHIELVNAIEAEFRVRFSFAEATSANSFEEILAILNQLPRR; from the coding sequence ATGAATAGTTCGAATTCTAAATCAGAAAAAAGTCTCGCTCAGGTATTCGAACAGCAATTTCAAGGCTCCTCGCAGGAGAGACTTTTGCAGCTAAGGCGAGGAACGGCTCCCTGGGACTCCCTAAAGCATATCGAACTTGTTAATGCGATTGAAGCCGAGTTCAGAGTTCGGTTCTCGTTTGCAGAAGCGACTTCGGCGAACTCTTTCGAGGAGATTCTGGCAATTCTCAATCAGCTACCGCGAAGATGA
- a CDS encoding JAB domain-containing protein, whose product MMPPKVDIKSESNSDSLMVLQNCRCAAGRSANSSAECDAVRPNYRSNSDPLPISEPVTADEHREKPKLARQTIRSSRSAARLIRKNVSREQEELWLLALCPAKSVLSCKLMFRGTANICVIHPRDIFRELCRVNAACFIVAHNHPSQDPNPSPEDWDVTKRLLACAEMFQIPMIDHLIVTDQNHRSMASLRPQIFSDPNWGQSQAHGTGQAGLLRQ is encoded by the coding sequence ATGATGCCTCCGAAAGTAGATATAAAATCTGAGTCGAACAGCGACTCACTTATGGTCCTTCAAAATTGTAGATGTGCGGCTGGCAGGTCAGCAAACAGTAGCGCTGAATGCGACGCAGTTCGGCCTAATTACCGTTCCAATTCTGATCCACTTCCCATTTCCGAACCAGTAACAGCCGATGAACACAGGGAAAAACCTAAACTCGCGCGTCAAACCATACGTTCGTCCCGCTCAGCTGCACGACTTATCAGAAAGAACGTTTCTCGAGAACAAGAGGAGCTGTGGCTTCTGGCGCTTTGCCCGGCAAAGTCAGTTTTATCATGTAAATTGATGTTTCGCGGAACTGCCAATATCTGCGTGATTCATCCCCGAGACATCTTCCGAGAACTTTGCAGAGTTAACGCCGCTTGCTTCATCGTCGCACACAATCACCCAAGCCAAGATCCGAACCCATCTCCCGAAGACTGGGACGTGACTAAGCGGCTTTTAGCTTGTGCTGAAATGTTTCAAATTCCGATGATTGATCATCTGATAGTTACAGACCAAAATCACCGGTCAATGGCGTCTCTTCGGCCTCAGATATTCAGCGACCCGAACTGGGGGCAGAGCCAGGCACACGGGACTGGCCAGGCAGGACTTTTACGTCAATGA
- a CDS encoding ABC transporter substrate-binding protein, with the protein MASLFVLVSLFTGAPSLARKIDPPAKVTVGVSPATSTAGIFFAQEMGFFKDENLDVELQVFPTSTAPMIPLLAKGDLDVGGGVIAAGLFSTSPEVQAGILLVADKGSVRKNADYLKLMVRTDLVTSGRYKELKDLKGFRVGLTALGGTSQEATFALFLKKAGLTPKDVTFVKAGYADANKAFASKALDAYIQIEPYLSEAEKSGVAKVVAGTYEIHPDQQSAGIFYSPQFVAKRRDIAVRFMSAYVRGCRAYNKAFLPGRIEKDFNRGVEILTKWTSVKDQAIYNTMIPAGLHPDGKLNLDSIRSDLRYYFEQKYLKSEPDLSKVVDTGILEEALLAVDGPKPGNTPTRKKVK; encoded by the coding sequence GTGGCTTCTCTTTTCGTTCTTGTCTCACTGTTCACCGGCGCCCCTTCCCTTGCGAGGAAAATCGACCCACCAGCGAAGGTGACCGTTGGAGTTTCGCCGGCCACCAGCACCGCGGGAATATTTTTTGCGCAAGAGATGGGATTCTTCAAAGACGAAAATCTTGATGTCGAACTGCAAGTGTTTCCGACCAGCACGGCCCCGATGATTCCCCTTCTTGCGAAGGGTGATCTGGATGTCGGAGGCGGTGTCATAGCCGCAGGTTTGTTTTCTACTTCTCCGGAGGTCCAAGCCGGAATTTTACTGGTCGCTGACAAAGGATCCGTCAGAAAAAATGCTGACTATTTAAAGTTAATGGTCCGGACAGATCTGGTGACCTCCGGAAGGTACAAAGAGCTGAAGGACCTGAAGGGCTTTCGCGTCGGATTAACAGCCCTCGGGGGCACTTCCCAGGAGGCGACATTTGCATTGTTTTTGAAGAAAGCGGGTCTAACACCCAAGGACGTAACCTTCGTTAAGGCCGGCTACGCAGACGCCAACAAGGCATTCGCCTCGAAAGCTCTCGATGCTTATATTCAGATTGAACCCTATCTGTCGGAAGCAGAAAAGTCAGGAGTTGCGAAAGTAGTCGCGGGAACTTACGAGATACATCCCGATCAACAATCCGCTGGTATTTTCTATTCTCCGCAGTTCGTGGCGAAACGCCGTGACATCGCAGTTCGATTTATGAGCGCTTATGTCCGCGGTTGCCGTGCGTATAACAAGGCGTTCCTTCCAGGGCGAATCGAAAAAGACTTCAACCGTGGAGTCGAGATTCTTACCAAATGGACAAGTGTAAAAGATCAGGCCATTTACAATACGATGATTCCGGCGGGACTTCATCCGGATGGAAAACTGAATCTGGATTCCATTCGATCAGATCTTCGATATTACTTCGAACAAAAATACTTAAAGTCAGAACCTGATCTTTCGAAGGTTGTCGACACAGGAATATTGGAAGAAGCGCTGCTGGCTGTAGATGGACCCAAGCCAGGTAACACACCAACGCGAAAAAAAGTAAAGTGA
- a CDS encoding ABC transporter ATP-binding protein, with the protein MNVSRTALEIQNVSLRYEERWVLKDLSLSIQAGEFISLLGASGSGKSTLLKAIVGEIPLANGEISGPKRYAYAPQRAPLLPWLTVLENLELARLPSEGVEEFRNRAKSMLNRAGLLEAENVKAHKLSGGMRGRASVARAFLIIESRPEVLLMDEPFIGLDVVTRDLLHGLVLELWSSKKPASLFVTHDLDEAIKLSNRILVLSKDGTKFTVDQPLTASTSGSALRAQIYEALR; encoded by the coding sequence GTGAACGTCAGCAGGACGGCTCTTGAAATTCAAAACGTATCTTTAAGATATGAAGAGCGCTGGGTCTTAAAGGATTTATCGCTGTCAATTCAGGCTGGAGAGTTTATCTCGTTGCTTGGCGCAAGTGGCTCGGGGAAGTCTACGTTGCTTAAAGCGATTGTCGGTGAAATTCCACTAGCGAATGGCGAAATTTCCGGCCCCAAACGATATGCTTATGCTCCTCAGCGGGCCCCTCTGTTGCCCTGGTTGACTGTTCTTGAGAATTTGGAACTCGCTCGGTTGCCTTCGGAAGGTGTCGAAGAGTTTCGAAATCGAGCGAAATCTATGCTGAATCGGGCGGGTCTGCTAGAAGCTGAGAACGTGAAGGCCCACAAACTTTCTGGAGGAATGCGAGGGCGCGCAAGCGTCGCTCGGGCGTTTCTCATAATCGAGTCGCGGCCGGAAGTTCTTCTGATGGACGAGCCGTTTATCGGCCTCGATGTTGTGACCCGTGATCTTCTGCATGGATTGGTTCTGGAGCTATGGTCTTCAAAAAAACCAGCCTCGTTATTTGTCACGCACGACCTCGACGAAGCGATCAAACTTTCGAATCGGATTTTAGTGCTATCGAAAGACGGAACGAAATTCACCGTTGATCAGCCACTTACAGCCAGCACATCGGGCTCAGCCTTGCGGGCGCAGATTTATGAGGCGCTTCGATGA
- a CDS encoding penicillin acylase family protein, which yields MYDGTMFGSARVGIVLIALSSVLAQLSCASRTDHRTFSDDFSNALVRAVSENGRTSKASLDINAVPHLSGKTEEDLYFAQGFAHAYFRLWQMETFVRLVEGSMAEMIGERGLIFDRSAYLVGYDEIAQKVSQQHISDGRLKAIIEAYAAGINARVGQLKDGQLPFEYKKFGVRPRQFSVLDVVRISYSKNMVLTDPYIELRLSRTHAKLPAEIFDRLFPWLPQHDEPAQLFGPTTAAMPKRPKSKSVISLDEIPSDPLHKSWVRGRPDSGSNAWVIGADRSSDGKPMIANDFHIHYHLPGLYMPMVLNLDGKRFLGATIPGQPGVSAGTNGKVGVGFVAALVDTTDWYRLKINPENPNEYLWNGTFRKFDVLKKTLKVRGGADVEIKRRISAAGPMIPAIRNSKGVVTELAYRWAGSTELNFIFPSLRLPNLETAEECGGENFIRTLGWFVVTCVDSKGRQGVWVTGHIPKRNLTSDPRILTEATSDKDVWHEFLDAKNNPAVFPAKEFYALGNQKIMSNRGPYYLGWNFSPPLRAMRMNELFFEKKNVTFDEVANGQADIEDSRTEVVRGPLLRLTEQIESSPNQCEGRILNEIRLWDGRFEKDSYRARLFNTWMAVIHRKLWRSWLGDERTFEWPDRWRTVELIAETEESKVWAPVGGRKKFVSSVLSEMCKSEFGDDLAKIEAYQWQLASRPVFTSLSGEIPSEMDKLRVAGNGFSLFSQARDHGTVFRWVAKVTDPPEVKFSSIGGVDGDPSSPWSTNWSLDWSNRDLYDVLPFKGDENE from the coding sequence GTGTATGATGGAACAATGTTCGGCAGTGCTCGAGTAGGAATTGTTTTGATCGCCCTCTCGTCGGTCCTTGCGCAACTTTCATGCGCTTCAAGGACAGATCATCGCACGTTTAGCGATGATTTTTCAAATGCGCTTGTGAGGGCTGTTTCCGAAAATGGTCGGACGTCAAAAGCTTCTCTTGATATAAATGCGGTTCCGCACCTTTCGGGAAAAACAGAAGAGGATCTCTATTTTGCACAAGGCTTCGCGCACGCCTATTTTCGACTTTGGCAGATGGAGACATTTGTTCGTTTAGTCGAGGGGTCAATGGCGGAAATGATCGGCGAACGTGGCCTCATCTTTGATCGGTCGGCCTATTTAGTTGGGTATGATGAGATCGCGCAAAAGGTGAGTCAACAGCACATTTCGGACGGCCGCCTCAAAGCGATTATTGAGGCTTATGCGGCGGGCATCAACGCCCGAGTCGGCCAACTGAAGGACGGACAGCTACCTTTCGAATATAAAAAATTTGGTGTTCGGCCTCGGCAGTTTTCTGTGTTGGATGTTGTCCGAATCAGTTACTCGAAAAACATGGTTTTAACGGATCCGTACATTGAGCTGCGGCTCTCCCGTACCCATGCTAAACTTCCGGCGGAAATTTTTGACCGGTTGTTTCCTTGGCTTCCCCAACACGACGAGCCAGCTCAGCTTTTTGGACCGACCACAGCGGCCATGCCCAAGCGCCCGAAATCCAAATCTGTCATTTCGTTGGATGAGATTCCCAGCGATCCTTTGCACAAGAGTTGGGTTCGCGGCCGGCCCGATTCTGGAAGCAACGCGTGGGTCATAGGTGCAGATCGTTCCTCCGACGGGAAGCCGATGATCGCCAATGACTTTCACATCCACTATCATCTTCCCGGTCTATATATGCCGATGGTCTTAAATTTGGATGGAAAACGGTTTTTAGGCGCAACAATACCTGGGCAGCCTGGAGTTTCGGCCGGTACAAATGGAAAAGTGGGTGTCGGCTTTGTTGCAGCCCTCGTTGATACCACCGATTGGTATCGGCTAAAAATAAATCCCGAAAATCCAAATGAATATCTTTGGAATGGAACGTTTCGCAAGTTTGACGTCCTCAAAAAAACTTTGAAAGTGCGAGGAGGAGCCGACGTAGAAATAAAAAGAAGGATTTCGGCCGCGGGACCCATGATTCCCGCGATTAGAAACTCTAAAGGGGTGGTCACAGAACTGGCCTACCGGTGGGCTGGTAGCACTGAACTAAATTTTATCTTTCCGTCGCTACGCCTGCCAAATCTGGAAACCGCGGAAGAATGTGGCGGCGAGAATTTCATACGCACTTTGGGTTGGTTCGTGGTTACTTGTGTTGATTCAAAAGGTCGACAGGGAGTATGGGTAACGGGCCATATTCCGAAAAGGAACCTTACTAGCGACCCGCGAATTTTGACCGAGGCAACCTCCGACAAAGACGTTTGGCACGAGTTTTTAGATGCGAAAAATAATCCGGCGGTTTTTCCTGCAAAAGAATTCTATGCATTGGGGAATCAAAAAATCATGTCCAATCGCGGACCTTACTATCTCGGATGGAACTTTTCACCGCCCCTGCGGGCCATGCGCATGAACGAACTTTTTTTTGAAAAGAAGAATGTAACCTTCGACGAAGTGGCGAATGGACAGGCAGACATCGAAGACTCGAGGACCGAAGTGGTTCGCGGTCCGCTTCTGCGGTTAACCGAACAAATTGAAAGCAGTCCCAACCAGTGTGAGGGCCGAATCTTAAACGAAATTCGACTTTGGGATGGACGCTTCGAAAAGGACTCTTATCGTGCGCGGCTGTTCAATACATGGATGGCGGTGATACACAGGAAACTGTGGAGATCCTGGCTAGGCGACGAAAGAACATTTGAATGGCCAGATCGATGGCGGACCGTCGAACTAATAGCCGAGACGGAAGAAAGTAAAGTCTGGGCGCCTGTAGGTGGCAGGAAAAAATTTGTTTCCTCCGTCTTGTCTGAAATGTGCAAAAGTGAATTCGGCGATGACTTAGCTAAAATCGAAGCCTATCAATGGCAATTGGCCTCCCGGCCGGTTTTCACCTCGCTCTCGGGCGAGATCCCTTCAGAAATGGATAAATTGCGGGTCGCGGGAAATGGCTTCAGTTTATTTTCTCAAGCAAGAGATCACGGAACTGTTTTTCGATGGGTCGCGAAAGTGACTGACCCTCCAGAGGTTAAGTTCTCATCTATCGGCGGAGTTGACGGCGATCCCAGCTCACCGTGGTCAACAAACTGGTCTCTAGATTGGTCGAACCGGGATCTTTACGACGTGTTACCATTTAAAGGCGACGAGAATGAATAG